In Girardinichthys multiradiatus isolate DD_20200921_A chromosome 10, DD_fGirMul_XY1, whole genome shotgun sequence, the sequence CCTTTCACACCTACATTGTTCACTTCATCCACCAACAGTTGATTTATTGTACAGAATAAAACTACAATCCAATTGTTTTgcaaattaacaaaataaaatagtttgaaaAATAGGAAGCTGAGTTTTACTGCCACAGGTTTCAGGTTGGGAAACGTAAAGCTGTCATGTTGGTAGTAAAAATGTCTCCTCCAAACTGACGGGTCTCAAAGCTCAGTTCATGAACCTGTCTGGAGATTACGTGCATGGCTGAGGCACTGTGTCGAACAACTTTGGCCGTCTCAGGAATGGAAACAGTTTCACTCATTCTTGATTTAGGGATGGTATAAACATTTCTCTAAAACAACAGTCAGACACAGATAACTCAGATGCTCCTTATTTGGCTTTGCCTTGGAACCCCTCTCGCTTTCCCATGACATTCCATGAGAATTTGCTCATTATGCAAAGTAAAAATGCAACAATATTGTCAAAGGATAACAAACAGTTTGTGTTTGGATTCCCATTTAGACCTAAAACCCCAGCTCCGCATCCAAGATTCCAAAACGGCTGTGTCAGTGTAACCATAGTGCTGCAATTTGGATAAACGGCAAAGATGAAAGACGAATTCCGTTTTTACATGCCCTCTAGACTGCTTGCACATTTTTCTTAAAGCACCGATGTCTGGGTGTGTAATTACACACTAAacgcttttttgttgtttttttcaaggAAATGTGTGTCACTGCACAAACATTGCATCAGGCACGCCCCAGCTTTAGAGTCCCAGTTCAGACGCTACTAATGACGACTGTGGCAGTACAATAACAAATGTTTTGTATCAGGGATTCTTAACCTTTCATATCTTTATGATAACCTTGCATTGGATTTGTAATATGTTTAGATTATAAAGTGAAGCTATTTAATTAGTGATcaaagtttttactttttaaacaatACATGACAGTGAAATATAGTTTCACCTTACTATATTTATTAtgcttagattttatttttaacatcaaatcaatcaattaaaagtacatttttacagttaaaatTACAACTATCTCAAACCAACTGTAATGTTTAGATTTGTCTCAATACTACTAATAGCACAAAGTCTTTTGATTAATATTTTCATAAAGCCATAGGTCCAGATTAGGATCTACAATAAAATTGTACTACCTCTGAGCCGTGGAGTTTCTTTGGTGCATAGGTTTGCAGTCTGTCGATCCAGAGTCGCATGTGGCGCTTCAGTTGCTTCAAATTGGCTCTTGATAACTGTGACCAAAATCAACTTTtaaaaaagttatgtttttgtaaatgaaagCAAGGGAAACAATAGTTTAAgcgtttttttctgttttatataaCATAAAATTTTCACAACAGAATGAGACTAGAAgaaatttttcattttctgcccTTTTATGTTATTCATCTGCAAACGTTgagctttatttttaaatgagctactttttgaaaaaaacactTACTCACAAACCACCGTCAAGATTAAAATCTTGCTTAAAATAATTGATACTTATAGCAACATATTTTGATCAACTATGACAGGAAAAGGTCAGAAATCCAGAAAGCCAGAACGGCAATAAAAAATTTACTACCTCCAAGTTGAGCTGTGGAATTCCTCTAGTGCAGAGGGCTCCAAGCTCTTGCTCCAGAACCGCATGTGGCTCTTCAGTCCCTACAAGGTGGTCCTCAATAACTTTGACCAGAAAAATTAGAAGAAAATAAGCCATGTTCTTTAATCTAAAGGCAATATGAAGGGCAATTTTTATCTATACTTTAAGTTTTATAATATCCCTGCAAtcaaatcagtttttacagccCTCTACAACTACATGTTGTTCAGGTCTTAATGAAAAAGGCACTATGTGATTATTTAAGCAGATTTTGTTGTATTAATTTTCTAATTCTCCCAATATAAAGTACTGTCGGGTAATAACAGTTTATCTAAAACTTAAATATATTACTTCAGCCAGTTTTTGTGAGATCTAGTTTTTGTCCCACCCTGATTGAGGTCAGATTCGGTTGTGTTTGTGGTTCTGCCTCCTTTACATCTTTCTTGACCTCATTACATTATCCAATAGAGAGGAAGGAATTGAGCCGAAAAACTGACCTCTATTGTCCTTAGAGTCAGGTGTGCAGACCAACACAGGGCCGAATAATGTGGAGTTGGACCCTTGTGCTGAAATCGGAAGAATCGCTGTTCGTCTTTTTTAACCgtgatttttttactttttaactcaagatttttacacattttacattttaactgcGTCTGGGGGCATTTTTACATGAAACAGTTATTGAAAAGACATGTGGGCAAATTAAGGCAAATGAAGTCGTGTATGCGGCCGTGAAGACATTTCACAGACATTTCAAAAGGTGTTTCCGTGAAGGTGTTATAGGTTTCCGTAGTGTAGTGGTTATCACATTCCCGTCACATGTGGTGTAGATCACTGATTGCCAGTAAAACTGTGTCCGCTGTCTGAtgtgggttcaaatcctggtCATGGCAGGAACTGAAATGTAGTTTTTATACAATAAATATGTCTTATTTTTAGATAGAAATTGAAAGaatatcattaaataaatacttacTCTTGGATCCaatgttttgaaagtttttgTATTGAATTATAATTATAATGTACCTTGAATTAGTGCTAAGTCAAAAAACCAAATTAAAGTTTGTATTATAAAAAGCATTAAGAATAAATCCTTTGACGAATCATATACATATGCacaatatttttacttaaatgAGAAAACAGCTATAAGAAAATAGTTTGGTTTCAGTtcagttatgtttatttaaaaggtcACAGCAAGAAATACAAATCACAGCAACTTGTACTGcatgtttaaaaatacttttttatagtAAAAGGTAATAACAATTTTCTATATAGAAATACACAGGAAAAAAGTAAAGCATGTAAAGAACACGGTGTTATGTAAAGGGTTGAATATTTGCAGTATGTACATGGAACATAGAGCAATGGCTGTCTGATCAGCTAGCCATTACTTGCCCTTTTCCACGGCCCATCTCCTCTTCTCAGCCTCATAAAAAGAAGACTGACAGAACTCTGCCCATGTCATTTCCCTGGTCATCCCCTCAGCCTGGTACAGAGAAAAAACCTTAGCAGGACAATAATTATATTTTCCTGCCACACCAGGAAAACCTGTGTGGACTGTTTGGTCCTTGTTTGAGAGGCCTGTGGCAGAATCTGCACAGCCGCCCAGTGGGATGTTCCTCCTTAGCCTTTcttgtttctctttccttcctaACCTGCTTTGAGGCTGTGGAGCGCTGCTTAGCAGCTTCAAGCTCTCTCATGAAAAACAGAGTGCAGGCAAAATCAACAAATGGCATTCTTGGATTTGCCAGGCCCTCTGCTGCATAGGTCTGATAGACTTTAGTGGAATAGTAAAAGTATTTCACGTCTCCtgattgattaaataaaatgaatactgGATCCATCCCCCCGGAAACGTGACTTTGGCTGGCCACAAGCCaaacagttctttttttttgcaggtgGTTGTTGCTGATTCTGCTGCTTTTGAACAATGTCTTTGACAATTTTCTCAATTTCTGATACTGTCAAAGAGGCATCCAGTGGTTTATTGCTGGGCGGGTTAACAGTGGCAGGTGGAATAGTTGCCACAGGAACATCTACAGTCTCACTTCCTTCAGTGAGGTGATGCCACAGCTGTTGGGTCTCCAAAAGCTTCTCTATACTGGTGTTTAGAGACGAGATGGTGATTGTCATCTTAGCCAGGTGCTTCACATAGCGAGATATATGCTGTTTAGTGGTAGGTGCAGGAGGCTGTTTGGATCCCTGGATGCAGCCTGAACAACAACAGCATACTCTGCATCAACTTTGGCAAGAAAGTCTTTTTGCCCATGATGCTTTGCCATGAGTTGGTCAATAGCATCTCTCATTTGACGTGTCCACCTAGAACGGTCCAGGACATACAGCAGACCACCAGCCTTGACAGGACTTGTGCGAGCAGCATGTGGATAGGGTGCAAAAGGCAGTGCTGGTACCACTGGAACATCtgatagagagagagaaaacaaagtagAAGATTCACTATTTTTCATTTGAGTGTATCAACCTATTAAACATAGAAAGATGAAAGGTGAAGTGACTTACCTTTCTTTGGGCAGGGTTGGACTGTCATCTGTGTGCTGAGAGCACATGCACGAGCAATGTGACCCTGAAATGAGTAATTAAGTTGCTTCATGATAAGTATTTAAATACTATTAAATTACGTAAAATGTGTCAGATCtaataaaaagcaaacacaaagcTTACCTGAGCTAAGAGCTCTATCTTCACCTCCTCAGGTAGGTCACTGGCTTTCACACAGGGAAGGTTTGCTCAGAGTGGTGAGGCTCTGGGATATTCTGTGACCTAGACTTATTCCAGTCTAGAGGGACAGGAGGACAACTGGGCTCCAAATGCTGCAGTCCAAACCTTTATCCCGAAACTGACTTGGAAGATCAGCTTCCTTTTCATTGTAAACAGTGACAAAAGACCAAAATTTGTAATGTATtatatggttttaaaatatataaattatctATTGCAGGAACGTCAATACACTGCATACACACTTATAAACTCGCTGACTCCTTTCCGTTTTGAAACGGAAGAAACAGCGCCCCCAAGATTACGCTAGTGGCCAAAAGGTGTATTGCATCCGTGGTGTTAAGAACTAGCATTGGAAATGAATAGGAAACCTTAAGAGAGTTAAGCTTCTGGGCGGAaacagtttttgtcttctattaCTCTGCCTTTTTTCCAGAGGCCGGTCCCTATATTGTGGTTCAAACAGGATGTCGCTGTTAAGCACTTATTCAGATCAGAATAGGAACCGAATGATATTTGGTAGATTTACTTTGGTAACTCTGAGAGAAAAGGTGCGCTTATTTTAAAAGTAGTTACACAAAACGATGAATAGGCAGTGTGGTTGACACAGTTCTATTGTAACcacttctatttaaaaaaagaaaacctgtttccgCCCGGTTTCGAACCGGGGACCTTTCGCGTGTTAGGCGAACGTGATAACCACTACACTACGGAAACATGGAAGCTGACCTCGTACAACACCTACGTGTGTTTGACAACATATACATGGGTTCACATATATGGATGAGAGGTAGGAAGGGACGAACTGGGAACTCAATGTTGTTTCCCGAAAGCAGCAGCAACCTTGCACCCAGAAATAGTACCGCGTTGTGGTCTACAAGGGTATGTAAGAGGTCGTGGCAAGACGTTAGTTTCCGTGGTGTAGTGGTTATAAAGTTTGCCTTACCGGTTAAGCCTTTCTTGTTTCTCAATCCTCCCTAACCTGCTTTGATGCTTTAGAGTGCTGCTTAGCAGCCTCAAGCTCTCTCATGAAAAAAGGAGGGTGGGCAAAATTTAACAAATGACATTCCTGGGTCTATCAGGCCCTCTGCTGCATAGGTCTGACAGACTTTAGTGGAACAGTAAACAGTTCATATCTCctgattgataaaaaaaaattaatactgGATCCATCCCCCCGGAAACGTGACTTTGGCTGGCCACAAGCCGTACAGTTCcttgttctttttttgcagGTGGTTGTTGCTGGTCCTGTTGCTTTTGAACAATGTCTTTGACAATCTTCTCAATTTCTGATTTTGTCAAAGGGGCATCCAGTGGTGTAATGCCTGGGGGGGAATGCCACAGCTGTTGGGTCTCCAAAAGTTTCTATTAACTGGTGTTTAGTGATGAGCTGGTGATTGTCATCTTAGCCAGGTGCTTCACATAGCATAGCAAGATATATGCTGTTTAGTGGTAGGAGGCTGATTGGATCCCTGGATGCAGCCTGAACAACAACAGCATACTCTGCATCAACTTTGGTTAGAAAGTCTTTTTGCCCATGATGCTTTGCCATGAGTTGGTCAATAGCATCTCTCATTTGACGTGTCCACCTAGAATGGTCCAGGACATACAGCAGACCACCAGCCTTGACAGGACTTGTGCGAGCAGCATGCGGATAGGGTGCAAAAGGCAGTGCTGGTACCACTGGAACATCtgatagagagagagaaaacaaagtagAAGATTCACTATTTTTCATTTGAGTGTATCAACCTATTAAACATAGAAAGATGAAAGGTGAAGTGACTTACCTTTCTTTGGGCAGGGTTGGACTGTCATCTGTGTGCTGAGAGCACATGCACGAGCAATGTGACCCTGAAATGAGTAATTAAGTTGGTTCATGATAAGTATTTAAATACTATTAAATTACGTAAAATGTGTCAGATCtaataaaaagcaaacacaaagcTTACCTGAGCTAAGAGCTCTATCTTCACCTCCTCAGGTAGGTCACTGGCTTTCACACAGGGAGGGGTTTGCTCAGAGTGGTGAGGGTCTGGGATATTCTGTGACCTAGACTTATTCCAGTCTAGAGGGACAGGAGGACAACTGGGCTCCAAATGCTGAAGTCCAAACCTTTCTCCCGAAACTGACTTGGAAGATCAGCTTCCTTTTCATTGTAAACAGTGAAAAAAGACCAAAATTTGTAATGTATTATatggttttaaaacatataaatgaTCTACTACAGGAACGTCAATACACTGCATACACTTATAAACTCGCTGACTCCTTTCCGTTTTGAAACGGAAGAAACAGCGCCCCCAAACTTACGCTAGTGGCCAAAAGGTGTATTGCATCCGTAGTGTTAAGAACTAGCATTGGAAATTAATAGGAAACCTTAAGAGAGTTAAGCTTAAATATCCCGCGAAAGGTCCCCGGTTCGAAACCGGgcgaaaacagttttttttttttctctttttttaaacatttattttataattacaaGTTGTTACAATAGAACAGTGTCAACCACATTTCCTATTCAACGTTTTGTGTAGATACTTTTAAAGTAAGTACAGCTTTTTCTCATAGTTACTAAAAGTAAATCAACCAAATGTATGCAACTGCTGCATCAACGTTGTTCAATTTCTCTTTTGATCCAAATAAGTGCTTAACAACCTGTTTAAACCAAAATAGAGGCACCTTTGCATGCTAGGCAAAACGTGATAACCACTACACTACAGAAACATGCCAAGACCTTTGACAAAAGCCTTCAAAAATGGTAAACCACATTTGTGCTTTTGACATAATTTACATGATtgatatacatatttacatatataaatgAGAAGTAGGAATGGACAAAATGAGAACTCAATGTTGTTTCCCGAAAGCAACAGCAACATTGAACCCGGCAATAGTACCACATGGTGGTGTTTATGACGTAGTGTAGTGTTTATAAGGTCACCAGTTCGAAACTAGgcggaaattttttttttctgttagacATAATGTCACTTTATTACTGGAAGTTGATATATTCAATAGCTTTTTTTTGCCTTCTGCATCAGCAGTGACATCATCAGCACACTCTCAGTCTGGCCTCAGCTGCGGGTCTTCAGACGTCACCTCCATCTTCTTTGCAACAACATCGTACATAtctgcaccagaatcaaaccaCCTCCTTCCTCCCAGTGCCGTCCAGCCTGCCCTCCAGGCCTTTCAGCCACAGGTCCTGCCACCCGCCTGCATCCCGCCAACCTCCATAGTGGTTCCCATACTGCCGGTCTACCTCCTGCCACAGCAGGTAACAAAAGGTGAGGTTGCCCACAGTCAGGACCAGAAACCAGTGCTGCGATTGCTGCTTCTCTCGTTCAGATAAACTGACGCGCCTCGTGCGCCTATACATGGTCCAGAAGCTGTTCCACTGTCGCATCTGCATGCGCAACTTCAACTGCAGCGACCACCTGACCACGCATATTAGCACACACACTGGTGAGAAtctagtgtgtgtgttttttttttctcagtgtttttttttcttagaaaaatgagaaaaaaataagccAGTTCTTAAATCTAAAGgcaatattaaaatgtaatatcCCTGCAATCAAATCAGTTTACTTCAAGTCAACAAATTTCATCACAAGTGTCGGAGTCTGAGAGTgttcatgtattgttttttgcctgctgccagcacttactcaccactagatgccgccaaGATCCTCCGGTGTGGAGGGTAGCAGGTGTTCCTCATTTTCATCAAcctggaggagtataagaaggtggagctgtcagcactccattgcctgagtgttaacctctGTGGTAATTCAAAATGGCCAAGCTATGAGAGCTCAGTCTAAACTTAAAGTTCATAGTCTCTTACCTCTCTTGTGCTCCATCCTAGGAAACCTCAAGTCCTGGTGTCAAGTCCCTGCGACCTTCAGCTCTGGCTCTAAGTCCTTAGTTTGGAACCTGCCTCAGCTTAAGTATTCAAGCCTCAAAAGAAACCCATTTTGGATCAAGCTTCGGCTGACAGCTCAATATGGACATCTCCAGGCaagcgaaccctgctcaccctctaccaattgCTTCACCTAATCCTCACCAGGTAACAAAAACGCACCCAAAGCATCAGCAGGGTACTCACTGTCTTCCTGGATAACTCACCGTTTACGCAGCAGCGTCTATTCAGTCTTCCCAGGCTCCACATCATTCCTCCACTCCAACCACCTTTCATCAAACAGTAAGCAAAGATCGTGATCCAGTTCCCAGTCCCATTTGTCTCCAGAGTACTTACCTGTCCTCCTTTCCCATACAGTGCGGTGCCTCTAGTCCCAGTTCCAGTTTAATACCCACTACCcatcaaaataaacttgttaaacttttctcctgcctcccGAGTttcattctgcatgtgggtcaaatcagtGAAGAAAACTATGACGACAAGGAATATTACAAGACTAATTTATCTGATTTGTAGGCAGAAATGTATAATCGGATAAATAAAAGacggtgtgtttttttttttcttactgtaaAACGTTTTTGTGTTCTGAaacttaaaaatagaaatacaatTAATTGTGGTTTTCTTATTTTACAATAACATTTGAAAGTAAAAGTATATAATTTTATAAATCTTGAAATGGAACTTCTTTATGGGTGCACTTTTAGACAAGTATTTATTagctgtgggaaggaaaatgtgggtCTTGGTTTGTAAAGTTTGCTGATtctgttaaaatattaatgtaacTCTTTCACTTCAGAAATAATCCCTCTGTGtaagaacaaaacagaacaacGTCCTAACAGATACAATACCAATGAAAAAGCATAAAGTTGGTAGCTTAAAATTAATAATACTAAAGGGAAAATTTCAGAAGAAGACTTTAACTTTAACTATGTTTGTCCCGTCCTGCACCTCAACTTTTATATACTAGAAACACTCAGGGCTTTAGGGTTGTGGTGGGGTGACTGCTGTCAGCAACCTTGGAGTGGTGGGGTTCCATCTAGTTGACTATAGCTCCCAGGGAAGTGTCGGGGTGGCCATGGGCAGCATGGGAAACTCTGGGCTCTGGTGGGCATTCCTTTCTCTTGACCTCCCAGGAGCTAGCTCACCAGGTGGGATGTGCCCTCCCTACCTTGCTCCTTCCAA encodes:
- the LOC124875546 gene encoding zinc finger protein 606-like isoform X2 — translated: MDESDIISTLSVWPQLRVFRRHLHLLCNNIVHICTRIKPPPSSQCRPACPPGLSATGPATRLHPANLHSGSHTAGLPPATADKLTRLVRLYMVQKLFHCRICMRNFNCSDHLTTHISTHTDAAKILRCGG
- the LOC124875546 gene encoding zinc finger protein 606-like isoform X1 is translated as MDESSDIISTLSVWPQLRVFRRHLHLLCNNIVHICTRIKPPPSSQCRPACPPGLSATGPATRLHPANLHSGSHTAGLPPATADKLTRLVRLYMVQKLFHCRICMRNFNCSDHLTTHISTHTDAAKILRCGG